One part of the Algibacter sp. L1A34 genome encodes these proteins:
- a CDS encoding peroxiredoxin-like family protein, which translates to METNKNKGELDALLDVQRKAGITKFTKEKNQIYADGITSVTNSGILDKALNVGDKAPNFILNNALNQPVSLYNTLENGPVVLTWYRGGWCPYCNITLHHLQENLPEFKKAGATLLALTPELPDNSLNTSEKNNLEFSVLSDIGNTIGKTYGVVFELTKEVASIYQNGFGLNEKNGDNSNELPLAATYVIDKNGIIQYAFLDADYKERAESKEILSVLNKLK; encoded by the coding sequence ATGGAAACAAATAAAAATAAAGGGGAATTAGATGCCTTATTAGACGTGCAACGTAAAGCAGGCATCACGAAATTCACTAAAGAAAAAAATCAAATTTATGCCGATGGTATTACCAGCGTAACAAACTCTGGCATACTAGACAAGGCATTAAACGTTGGAGATAAAGCACCTAATTTCATATTAAATAATGCTTTAAATCAACCTGTTTCCTTATACAACACATTAGAAAATGGTCCTGTAGTTTTAACTTGGTACCGCGGTGGTTGGTGTCCTTACTGCAATATCACTCTACATCATTTACAAGAAAATTTACCCGAGTTTAAAAAAGCTGGCGCAACGCTTTTAGCTTTAACTCCCGAGTTGCCAGATAACTCGTTAAACACTTCAGAAAAAAACAATTTAGAATTTAGTGTTTTAAGCGATATTGGTAATACCATTGGAAAAACATACGGTGTTGTATTCGAACTTACTAAAGAGGTCGCTTCTATTTATCAAAACGGATTCGGTTTAAACGAAAAAAACGGAGATAATAGTAATGAGTTACCCCTAGCTGCGACTTATGTTATTGACAAAAACGGAATAATTCAATATGCGTTTTTAGATGCCGATTATAAAGAAAGAGCTGAATCGAAAGAAATACTGTCTGTATTAAACAAGTTAAAGTAA
- a CDS encoding haloacid dehalogenase type II codes for METKQKPKVLFFDVNETLLDLTKMKRLVGDALGGNQDLLPLWFTTMLQYSLVVSASGQYKPFGHIGAAALQMVAANHDIKISEDEARKVIISGLRNLPAHPEVKDALLALKQAGYTLVALTNSSEEGLAKQFESAGLTSYFDAQLSIEGAGKFKPFTDTYTWAANELNVKPEACMLIAAHGWDVAGALWAGWRAAFVSRPGQQTFPLAPKSEIELPDLKQVADILVTYK; via the coding sequence ATGGAAACTAAGCAAAAACCTAAAGTATTATTTTTTGACGTTAACGAAACACTTTTAGATCTTACTAAAATGAAACGGTTAGTTGGAGATGCCTTAGGCGGAAACCAAGACTTGTTACCTTTATGGTTTACTACCATGTTACAATATTCGTTAGTCGTTTCGGCTAGTGGCCAATACAAACCTTTTGGACACATTGGCGCTGCAGCTTTACAAATGGTAGCAGCCAATCATGATATTAAAATTTCTGAAGATGAAGCTCGTAAAGTTATTATATCTGGCTTACGCAATTTACCAGCACACCCAGAAGTAAAAGACGCTTTATTAGCATTAAAACAAGCGGGCTATACGTTAGTCGCTTTAACAAACTCCTCGGAAGAAGGTCTGGCTAAGCAATTTGAAAGTGCCGGATTAACAAGTTATTTCGATGCACAATTAAGCATTGAAGGCGCCGGTAAATTTAAACCATTTACAGATACTTATACTTGGGCGGCAAACGAATTAAACGTAAAACCTGAAGCCTGTATGCTAATTGCAGCACATGGTTGGGATGTTGCTGGTGCACTTTGGGCCGGATGGCGCGCTGCTTTTGTAAGTAGACCAGGGCAACAAACGTTTCCGCTTGCTCCAAAATCTGAAATTGAATTACCCGATTTAAAACAAGTAGCAGATATTCTTGTTACCTATAAATAG
- a CDS encoding DsbA family oxidoreductase: protein MKEKLKIDIVSDVVCPWCTVGYKRLEKAIKELGIEDQVDIEWQPFELNPNMPAEGQDLHEHIAEKYGSTDEQQNESKQRMVEAGEELGFTFDYFDGMRMVNTFEAHILLEYAKYFGKQTELKMTLTKAFFTNHKDVSKRDVLKQALLDVGLDAEEGLSKLDNEDIRSEVKTKEGYWQQLGVSSVPTVVFNRKSAVTGAQPVDTFKQVLTELLQAQNAPVSE from the coding sequence ATGAAAGAAAAACTTAAGATAGATATCGTTTCTGATGTTGTATGTCCATGGTGTACCGTTGGATATAAACGTTTAGAAAAAGCGATAAAAGAATTAGGAATTGAAGATCAAGTAGATATTGAGTGGCAGCCTTTTGAATTAAACCCTAACATGCCAGCTGAAGGACAGGATTTACACGAGCATATTGCTGAAAAATATGGTTCTACAGATGAGCAACAAAACGAATCGAAGCAACGTATGGTAGAAGCTGGTGAAGAACTTGGCTTTACTTTCGATTATTTTGATGGTATGCGCATGGTTAATACTTTTGAAGCTCATATTTTATTAGAATATGCAAAATATTTCGGAAAACAAACCGAATTGAAAATGACGCTTACCAAAGCATTTTTTACTAACCATAAAGATGTTTCTAAACGCGATGTTTTAAAACAAGCTTTATTAGATGTTGGTTTAGATGCTGAAGAAGGTTTATCAAAATTAGATAATGAAGATATTCGTTCTGAAGTAAAAACCAAAGAGGGTTATTGGCAACAATTGGGAGTAAGCTCTGTTCCTACTGTTGTTTTTAACAGAAAAAGTGCTGTTACAGGAGCACAACCTGTAGATACTTTTAAACAAGTGCTAACCGAATTATTACAAGCTCAAAACGCACCTGTTTCCGAATAG
- a CDS encoding tRNA dihydrouridine synthase: MAFTLLSSPLQGFTDFRFRNAFHHYFGGIDTFYSPYIRLNGKFKIKSSYQNDLLLENNDTLEVIPQIITNDAEEFLFVAKYVQSLGYKELNWNLGCPYPMVAKSGMGSGLICNPAKIDNILERAHKETDILVSMKMRMGYDHAEEILDVFPILDQYPLKNIAIHARIGKQLYKGPVDLDAFERCTTSTKHKLYYNGDITSVEAFKSIQARFPSLDHFMIGRGLIADPFLPQMIKNDTTEYPKNRWTIFEEFHDTIYNQYDEYLSGPTPIKMKMLGFWEFFSQSCSNPQKTYKAIKKATNPFKYKQAVSLILANERKLNS; the protein is encoded by the coding sequence ATGGCTTTTACTTTACTTTCCTCTCCATTGCAGGGTTTTACAGACTTTAGATTTCGTAATGCTTTCCATCATTATTTTGGAGGTATCGATACCTTTTACTCACCTTACATTAGGTTAAATGGTAAGTTTAAAATTAAAAGTTCTTACCAAAACGATTTACTCTTAGAAAACAATGATACCCTAGAGGTGATCCCGCAAATTATAACCAACGACGCCGAGGAGTTTTTGTTTGTTGCTAAATATGTACAAAGCTTAGGTTATAAAGAATTGAATTGGAATTTAGGTTGTCCATATCCTATGGTTGCAAAATCTGGAATGGGTTCTGGTTTAATTTGTAATCCTGCCAAAATCGATAATATTTTAGAACGCGCACACAAAGAAACTGATATTTTAGTATCTATGAAAATGCGTATGGGTTATGATCATGCAGAAGAAATTCTAGACGTATTCCCTATTTTAGATCAATATCCGCTTAAAAACATAGCTATCCATGCGCGTATTGGAAAGCAACTTTATAAAGGCCCTGTAGATTTAGATGCCTTTGAGCGTTGCACAACCAGTACCAAACACAAACTCTACTACAATGGAGATATTACTAGTGTTGAAGCTTTTAAAAGCATACAGGCTCGTTTTCCGAGTTTAGATCATTTTATGATTGGTCGTGGCTTAATTGCCGATCCCTTTTTACCACAAATGATAAAAAACGACACTACAGAATATCCTAAAAACCGTTGGACTATTTTTGAAGAATTTCATGATACGATTTATAATCAGTATGATGAATACCTTTCTGGACCAACACCTATTAAAATGAAAATGTTAGGCTTTTGGGAATTCTTTTCACAATCCTGCTCAAATCCGCAGAAAACATATAAAGCGATTAAAAAAGCTACTAACCCTTTTAAATATAAGCAAGCAGTTAGTTTGATATTGGCTAATGAACGTAAGCTGAATAGTTGA
- a CDS encoding DUF190 domain-containing protein: MKGFATIRIYFEYGQKIKDQSFWKKMYTSDFSTELIKRAKAFGIEQVLHLNVSKGYLANQKVNWGISEIRHFKHPHLIEMTDSEIKINQFLDEQKDVLQETKILIVKSEVLVR; encoded by the coding sequence ATGAAGGGTTTTGCTACAATACGGATCTATTTTGAATATGGTCAGAAAATAAAGGATCAATCTTTTTGGAAAAAAATGTATACCTCAGATTTTTCAACGGAACTCATTAAAAGAGCAAAAGCCTTTGGAATAGAGCAGGTTTTACATCTAAATGTTAGTAAAGGCTATTTGGCTAATCAGAAAGTTAATTGGGGCATAAGTGAAATTCGTCATTTTAAACATCCTCACCTTATTGAAATGACTGATTCTGAAATTAAAATAAATCAATTTCTTGATGAACAAAAAGACGTGTTGCAAGAAACTAAAATTCTTATTGTTAAAAGTGAAGTTTTAGTTAGGTGA
- a CDS encoding voltage-gated chloride channel family protein, with protein sequence MEKNKIKDFLFSFEQIPSLLYLLKWVLICLTLGALAGSVSAFFLLSLEWATNWRESHLWIIALLPVGGFIIGISYHLYGSSVVKGNNLLLEEFHSPKKVIPFRMVPLVLFGTILTHFFGGSAGREGTAVQIGGAIADRFTKVFNLSKRDRQIVLIAGISAGFASVFGTPLAGGIFALEVLVLGRIRLESIIPSFMAAIFANYFCEIWNVSHTHYHINTVAEMTPVNLLWCLLAGIIFGLVAMLFSKSTHFWSHLFSKHIKYPPLRPVIGGVILAAAVYFMGTTKYIGLGIPTIVEAFDVNLNSYDFLLKLIFTSFTLGAGFKGGEVTPLFFIGAALGNVLIWFIPLPMGLLAGMGFVAVFAGATNTPIACTIMGIELFGIESGVFIALACSTAYLFSGHSGVYSSQIIGSPKNDVFMREKGLSLSEISKKREKK encoded by the coding sequence ATGGAAAAAAATAAAATTAAAGATTTTTTATTCTCATTTGAACAAATTCCGTCTTTATTGTATCTTTTAAAATGGGTTTTAATCTGTTTAACATTAGGCGCTTTAGCTGGAAGTGTTTCTGCTTTTTTTCTATTAAGCTTAGAATGGGCCACAAATTGGAGAGAATCTCATTTGTGGATTATCGCTTTATTACCAGTTGGTGGTTTTATAATCGGTATATCTTATCATTTATATGGAAGTAGTGTTGTAAAAGGGAATAATTTACTGCTAGAGGAATTTCATTCACCTAAAAAAGTAATTCCTTTTAGAATGGTTCCACTTGTTTTATTTGGAACGATTTTAACACATTTTTTTGGAGGATCCGCTGGTAGGGAAGGTACAGCTGTACAAATTGGTGGTGCTATTGCCGATAGGTTTACCAAAGTTTTCAATTTATCAAAACGCGATAGACAAATTGTTTTGATAGCTGGTATTAGTGCGGGTTTTGCATCTGTTTTTGGAACACCATTAGCAGGTGGTATTTTCGCATTAGAGGTATTGGTGTTGGGTAGAATACGTTTAGAGTCTATCATTCCGAGTTTTATGGCTGCAATTTTTGCTAATTATTTTTGTGAAATATGGAATGTATCTCATACGCATTATCATATTAATACCGTTGCAGAAATGACGCCCGTAAATTTATTGTGGTGTTTATTGGCCGGAATTATTTTTGGTTTAGTGGCCATGCTTTTTTCAAAATCAACCCATTTTTGGAGTCATCTTTTTAGTAAGCATATTAAATACCCGCCGTTACGCCCTGTAATTGGTGGTGTAATATTGGCTGCTGCCGTATATTTTATGGGAACAACAAAATATATAGGTCTCGGGATACCTACAATTGTTGAAGCTTTTGATGTTAACCTTAATTCTTACGATTTTCTTTTAAAGCTTATATTTACATCCTTTACGCTTGGAGCAGGTTTTAAAGGCGGCGAGGTAACACCCTTGTTTTTTATTGGAGCAGCCTTAGGTAATGTATTAATATGGTTTATACCATTGCCAATGGGTTTACTTGCAGGAATGGGGTTTGTTGCCGTTTTTGCTGGAGCAACCAATACACCTATTGCTTGTACCATAATGGGAATAGAACTCTTTGGAATAGAGTCGGGTGTTTTTATTGCTTTGGCTTGTTCTACGGCCTATTTGTTTTCTGGTCATTCTGGGGTTTATTCTTCGCAAATAATAGGAAGTCCAAAAAACGATGTATTCATGCGAGAGAAGGGGCTTTCTTTATCTGAAATCAGTAAAAAAAGGGAGAAGAAATGA
- a CDS encoding sulfatase-like hydrolase/transferase, whose protein sequence is MKHLYLTVLALIFLACNQGNGHKQTLKANTKIKDNSISGKTPNILFLIADDMGKEAISGFQEGTIKPKTPHIDNIRNSGLSFSNFWTYPTCSPTRASMITGKYGYRTNVRWANQILSPSELILQKYINNKTKNKYATALVGKWHLSGLDATSINPESFGLDYYAGIFKGSVKDYYNWPLMENGMNKTCTEYTTTKLTSLATDWIEQQEKPWFMWLAYNAPHTPFHVPPSEMHSQGNIPEYNSELNPIPYFMASIEAMDYQIGRLLNSLSEADKENTIIIFIGDNGTEPVVTQAPYGKNQVKRNLYQGGINMPMFISGKGVTRKGIDNNLITSSDMFATISEITGVDIPEINDSKSFKSLFTKEDVIRTYQYSEMKNDTKDAWTISNGTYKLMVFGNGNKEIYNLNDDPYEKNNLIKATLTPSLQQVKTELEQELLKIRN, encoded by the coding sequence ATGAAACATCTATATTTAACAGTATTAGCATTAATATTTTTGGCTTGTAACCAAGGAAACGGCCATAAACAAACTTTAAAAGCAAATACTAAAATTAAAGACAATTCTATCTCTGGAAAAACACCCAACATCTTGTTTTTAATTGCAGATGATATGGGAAAAGAAGCCATAAGTGGTTTTCAAGAAGGAACAATAAAACCGAAAACACCACATATAGATAATATACGGAATTCGGGATTAAGTTTCAGCAATTTCTGGACGTATCCAACTTGCTCACCTACAAGAGCATCAATGATTACTGGTAAATATGGATATCGTACCAACGTGAGGTGGGCAAACCAAATATTAAGTCCATCAGAATTAATATTACAAAAGTATATAAACAATAAAACGAAAAATAAATACGCAACTGCTCTAGTTGGGAAGTGGCATTTATCTGGCCTTGATGCAACTTCCATAAATCCGGAATCTTTTGGATTAGATTATTATGCTGGTATTTTTAAAGGTTCGGTAAAAGATTATTACAATTGGCCTTTAATGGAAAATGGTATGAATAAAACCTGCACAGAATATACAACTACCAAATTGACCAGTTTAGCTACAGATTGGATTGAGCAACAAGAAAAACCTTGGTTTATGTGGTTGGCGTATAATGCACCACACACACCGTTCCATGTGCCACCAAGTGAAATGCACAGTCAAGGTAATATACCAGAATACAACAGTGAATTAAACCCAATACCTTATTTTATGGCTTCTATTGAAGCTATGGATTATCAAATAGGGCGCTTATTGAATTCACTTTCTGAAGCTGATAAAGAAAACACAATCATCATTTTTATTGGAGATAATGGAACAGAGCCGGTTGTAACTCAAGCACCTTATGGCAAAAATCAAGTGAAAAGAAATTTATATCAAGGTGGTATTAACATGCCAATGTTCATTTCAGGAAAAGGTGTTACCCGAAAAGGTATAGATAATAACTTAATTACTAGTAGCGATATGTTTGCAACAATATCGGAAATTACAGGTGTAGATATTCCTGAGATTAATGATAGTAAAAGTTTTAAATCGCTTTTTACTAAAGAAGACGTTATTAGAACGTATCAATATTCGGAAATGAAAAACGATACTAAAGATGCTTGGACTATTAGTAATGGCACATACAAGCTTATGGTTTTTGGTAACGGCAATAAAGAAATATATAATTTAAACGATGATCCGTACGAAAAAAACAATCTTATAAAAGCGACTTTAACACCTAGTTTACAACAGGTAAAAACAGAATTAGAACAAGAATTACTTAAAATTAGAAATTAA